From Mucilaginibacter inviolabilis, a single genomic window includes:
- a CDS encoding TlpA disulfide reductase family protein, whose protein sequence is MKNRIIASGVFLLAVFLFSCKDKTSFTISGAIKNPAALKMVYLLEADSSQVKVIDSTTLSENGKFQFKHQTLYANLYKLRVGDAIYDLIAKNGDDIDFSTDLKDNTHSYVITGSDDSDKIKEFNKISNFYGDKNNKVVAEYQEKSQALGKQSDSLLKVYMPIFQKNMGEYGTAVLKFVNDNKKSLAGFYAATSLDVFKYEPQLVAYADEIKGSFQDNPGVQQFIKQMEKVKPVSIGHKAPDFTTGGIDGKPVKLSDYKGKYVMIDFWASWCMPCRQENPNVVKQYNTFKSKGFNILGISLDKETGAWKKAVNDDKLTWAHGSDLKGFEGPTETLYHIEAIPSNFIIDPQGNIVAKNITGADLEAFLNKTFSKPQ, encoded by the coding sequence ATGAAGAATCGCATTATTGCATCAGGTGTATTTTTACTGGCCGTTTTCTTGTTTTCATGTAAGGATAAAACATCATTTACTATTTCGGGAGCTATCAAAAACCCCGCTGCCCTGAAAATGGTTTACCTGTTAGAAGCCGACAGCTCGCAGGTAAAAGTGATCGATTCGACCACCTTAAGCGAAAACGGTAAATTTCAGTTCAAGCACCAAACACTATATGCTAACTTGTATAAACTGCGGGTAGGTGATGCTATTTATGACCTGATTGCTAAAAATGGTGACGATATCGATTTCAGTACTGATCTGAAAGATAACACCCATTCTTATGTGATTACCGGATCTGATGATTCTGACAAGATTAAGGAATTCAATAAAATCAGTAATTTTTACGGCGATAAAAATAATAAGGTGGTGGCCGAGTACCAGGAAAAATCACAAGCCCTGGGTAAACAATCAGATTCGCTGCTTAAAGTATATATGCCCATATTTCAAAAAAACATGGGCGAGTATGGCACTGCAGTACTCAAATTTGTGAATGATAACAAAAAATCGCTGGCTGGTTTTTATGCGGCTACTTCATTGGATGTATTTAAATACGAACCTCAGTTGGTAGCTTATGCCGATGAAATTAAAGGCAGTTTCCAGGATAATCCAGGGGTTCAGCAATTCATTAAACAAATGGAAAAGGTAAAGCCTGTTTCTATTGGTCATAAAGCACCCGATTTTACGACTGGTGGTATTGATGGCAAGCCTGTAAAGTTATCTGATTATAAAGGCAAATATGTAATGATCGATTTTTGGGCCTCATGGTGTATGCCTTGCCGCCAGGAAAACCCTAATGTGGTAAAACAGTATAATACCTTTAAATCCAAAGGATTTAACATCCTGGGTATATCGTTAGATAAAGAGACCGGAGCCTGGAAAAAAGCTGTTAATGATGATAAATTAACCTGGGCACACGGATCTGATCTGAAAGGTTTTGAGGGCCCAACAGAAACTCTGTATCATATTGAAGCTATACCGTCAAATTTTATTATTGATCCTCAGGGAAATATAGTGGCTAAGAACATCACAGGCGCCGATCTTGAAGCTTTTTTAAACAAAACATTTAGTAAGCCTCAATAA
- a CDS encoding ComEC/Rec2 family competence protein gives MTHKGEIPVVILLIPFLLGLAIGMQLMSAAYLPVLAIAFVCLALVFVVLNLNYQRLVIYKARWIGGLLMGAILFSAGWISVISYNELNNRHHFSKTQAQYLAVSINNEPQFKNGLVRFTATIRQSINNRQTADANGTLLLTLKDSDAIALQYGDELLIPASYTPVDPPFNPAEFNYKKYLVHQNIYYQLFLFPGQYKLLKHDTGNPFIAYALKLRQQMVVLFRQKLHDPNAIAVASTLILGYKADLSNDVLQAYSKTGTIHVLSVSGAHVAIIYLLMQWMLSFLNRYKYGRLLKMAIMILLISYYAMLTGFSPAVCRAAVMISMVIIGNTFVRHINMLNILAISALLLLLYNPFFITDVGFQLSYLSVVGLIVLQPVVYGWFQFKNKWADKLWALCSVSIAAQVITFPLSAYYFHQFPVYFLLSNLLIIIPTMVIMYSGIAYLLLAWVPWLSNALAWILEKSILLMNKALSIIEHTPFASINKIWFTTTEYLLTYALIISLFYFLYDKKTWVLKFGIGCLFLLCVSISVKRYRADTSSSVAFLNLRKNTGIVFKNGDKAVVLTNLADTDKNYKYSIQPYLDSCKISHAELYTLNRGISKNFIRKQGGFIQFNHQKILVFDKQMPNLQLSEKLKTDYLYITGNPYINLDLINKNYDYQTLVVDGSNSTRLIEQLEQQAKKKRINYSILKRNISLIAVSN, from the coding sequence GTGACCCATAAAGGCGAAATCCCCGTTGTTATTCTGCTTATACCTTTTTTATTGGGATTGGCTATCGGGATGCAGTTGATGTCGGCGGCTTATTTACCCGTTTTGGCTATTGCCTTTGTTTGCCTGGCTCTTGTATTCGTTGTGCTGAATTTAAATTACCAACGCCTGGTTATTTATAAGGCCCGATGGATTGGCGGTTTGTTGATGGGTGCTATTTTATTTTCGGCAGGCTGGATCAGTGTGATCAGTTATAACGAGCTGAATAACAGACATCATTTTTCGAAAACACAAGCGCAATACCTGGCCGTAAGCATCAATAACGAACCACAGTTTAAAAACGGACTGGTACGATTTACGGCCACAATCAGGCAAAGCATTAACAACCGTCAAACCGCTGATGCCAATGGCACATTACTTTTAACACTGAAAGACAGCGATGCCATAGCCCTGCAATATGGCGATGAATTGTTGATACCAGCCAGCTATACGCCTGTCGATCCGCCTTTTAATCCGGCCGAGTTTAATTATAAAAAATACCTCGTCCATCAGAATATCTATTACCAGTTATTTTTATTCCCGGGCCAATACAAATTATTAAAGCACGATACAGGCAATCCCTTTATTGCCTATGCCTTAAAGCTGCGACAGCAAATGGTGGTGTTATTCAGGCAAAAACTACATGATCCAAACGCTATAGCCGTAGCCTCCACCCTTATCCTGGGCTATAAAGCCGATCTGAGTAATGATGTTTTGCAAGCCTATTCCAAAACAGGAACCATCCATGTGCTATCGGTATCGGGCGCGCATGTGGCTATCATTTACCTTTTAATGCAGTGGATGCTAAGCTTTTTGAACCGCTACAAATATGGCCGCCTTTTAAAAATGGCCATCATGATACTGCTGATAAGCTATTACGCTATGCTGACCGGCTTTTCACCGGCCGTTTGCCGTGCTGCGGTCATGATCAGTATGGTTATTATCGGCAACACTTTTGTGCGGCACATCAATATGCTCAATATCCTGGCTATATCGGCCCTGTTGCTGCTGTTGTACAATCCATTTTTTATAACCGATGTGGGTTTTCAGCTTTCATATCTTTCTGTAGTAGGTTTGATTGTATTGCAGCCGGTGGTTTACGGGTGGTTCCAATTCAAAAACAAATGGGCCGATAAACTGTGGGCGCTGTGTTCGGTGTCTATAGCGGCACAGGTAATAACTTTTCCCTTAAGCGCTTATTACTTTCACCAGTTCCCGGTTTATTTCTTACTCAGCAACCTGCTCATCATTATCCCTACCATGGTTATTATGTATAGCGGTATAGCCTATCTGCTGCTGGCCTGGGTACCCTGGCTTTCAAACGCGCTGGCATGGATACTGGAAAAATCAATACTGCTCATGAACAAAGCGCTAAGCATCATTGAGCATACCCCTTTTGCCAGCATTAATAAAATATGGTTCACAACGACCGAATACCTGCTTACTTATGCGTTGATCATCAGCCTGTTTTATTTTTTGTATGATAAAAAAACCTGGGTACTTAAATTTGGTATCGGTTGCTTGTTTTTACTATGTGTAAGTATTAGTGTAAAAAGGTACCGTGCTGATACCAGTAGCTCCGTTGCTTTTTTAAACCTGCGCAAAAACACCGGTATCGTTTTTAAAAATGGAGATAAGGCGGTTGTGCTCACTAACCTGGCCGATACCGATAAAAACTACAAATATTCGATACAGCCATACCTGGATAGCTGCAAAATAAGTCATGCGGAATTGTATACCCTTAACCGGGGCATCAGCAAAAATTTCATCAGGAAACAGGGCGGTTTTATCCAGTTCAATCATCAAAAGATCCTGGTATTTGACAAACAAATGCCCAATTTACAGCTATCCGAAAAATTAAAAACCGATTATTTATATATCACCGGTAACCCATACATCAACCTGGACCTGATCAACAAGAATTATGATTATCAAACACTTGTAGTGGATGGCAGCAACAGTACCAGGCTTATTGAACAGCTGGAACAGCAAGCAAAGAAAAAGCGTATAAATTATAGTATATTAAAGCGTAACATTTCGTTAATTGCCGTATCTAACTGA
- the alaS gene encoding alanine--tRNA ligase, producing the protein MTATEIRQAFLDFFVSKGHIIVPSAPIVIKNDPTLMFTNAGMNQFKDIFLGEAPAKAPRAADTQRCLRVSGKHNDLEEVGIDTYHHTMFEMLGNWSFGDYFKKEAIAWGWELLTEVYKLPKDRLYVTYFEGDDKEGLEKDTESYELWKQYVDEAHILPGNKKDNFWEMGETGPCGPCSEIHYDSRPDSERAEVNGATLVNADHDQVIEIWNIVFMQFNRLKDGALQPLPAKHVDTGMGFERLVRVLQGKTSNYDSDVFQPMIQFIAEKSGKTYNSKAKPGDADWSEAVAMRVLADHIRAVSFAIADGQLPSNNKAGYVIRRILRRAVRYSYQTLEFKDPFLNQLVPLLAEQFKGVFDNLYNQKDFVQKVVLEEENSFLKTLDKGIQYLKNNIVGESVWGDDKRILPGKLAFELSDTYGFPIDLTELMAREMGWGVDLDGFNKALQEQKSRSRAATAIDTGDWVVLKDNDSVEFTGYDETETVAHVVKYRKVTAKGKEQYQIVLDKTPFYAESGGQVGDRGELVFPDGEIVKVTDTKKENGLIVHFVDKLPEDIDDALTAIVDPALRSQTNNNHSATHLLHAAMKQVLGSHVNQKGSLVNADYLRFDFSHFAKVTDEELAQIEAIVNQKVRENIPLKEERSVLYAEAITSGVTALFGEKYGEYVRVITFDDTFSKELCGGTHVKATGQIGFFKIVAESAVAAGVRRIEAITGVAAEVYITNQNQLIDQLKELLKNPKDLAKSVENLLDENAKLKKEIEKSILEKSSGLKNELAQKVEVINGINFIAQKVALPNAEAVKNLAYQLKDIVTDLFLVLAADFDGKPSLTVMIAENLVKEKGLNAGNIVRELAKEIKGGGGGQPFFATAGGSDASGLDAALAKAKSFIG; encoded by the coding sequence ATGACAGCTACCGAAATACGACAGGCTTTTCTTGATTTTTTTGTTTCCAAAGGGCATATCATTGTTCCTTCTGCACCCATCGTCATAAAAAACGACCCCACCCTCATGTTCACCAACGCGGGGATGAACCAGTTTAAAGATATATTTTTAGGCGAAGCACCCGCCAAAGCGCCTCGTGCGGCTGATACACAGCGTTGTTTGCGGGTAAGTGGCAAACATAACGACCTGGAAGAGGTGGGTATCGATACCTATCACCATACCATGTTCGAGATGCTGGGCAACTGGAGTTTTGGCGACTACTTTAAAAAAGAAGCCATTGCCTGGGGCTGGGAGTTGCTCACCGAAGTTTATAAACTGCCTAAAGACCGCTTGTACGTAACCTATTTTGAAGGCGACGACAAAGAAGGCCTGGAAAAAGATACCGAGAGCTACGAGCTGTGGAAGCAATATGTGGACGAAGCTCACATACTACCCGGTAATAAAAAAGATAATTTCTGGGAAATGGGCGAAACAGGTCCATGCGGCCCATGTTCCGAGATCCATTATGACAGCCGCCCGGATAGCGAGCGTGCTGAAGTTAATGGTGCAACCCTCGTCAATGCCGATCATGATCAGGTAATTGAGATCTGGAATATTGTATTCATGCAGTTTAACCGCTTAAAAGACGGTGCCTTACAGCCATTACCAGCTAAGCACGTGGATACCGGTATGGGCTTTGAGCGCCTGGTGCGTGTGCTGCAAGGTAAAACATCTAATTATGATAGTGATGTTTTCCAGCCGATGATTCAATTTATCGCCGAAAAAAGCGGTAAAACCTATAACAGTAAAGCCAAACCCGGCGACGCCGATTGGAGCGAAGCTGTAGCCATGCGCGTACTTGCCGATCACATCCGTGCAGTTAGTTTTGCTATCGCCGATGGCCAGTTGCCGTCAAATAACAAAGCTGGTTATGTAATCCGTCGTATTTTACGTAGAGCAGTAAGATACAGCTATCAAACATTAGAGTTTAAAGATCCATTTTTGAATCAATTGGTACCATTATTGGCCGAGCAGTTTAAAGGAGTGTTTGATAATTTGTATAATCAGAAGGATTTTGTGCAAAAGGTAGTTTTGGAGGAGGAAAATTCTTTTCTGAAGACACTTGATAAAGGGATACAATATCTGAAGAATAACATTGTAGGTGAATCTGTTTGGGGCGATGATAAAAGAATCTTACCGGGAAAACTTGCTTTTGAGCTTTCTGATACATATGGATTCCCTATTGATTTAACTGAGTTAATGGCGAGAGAAATGGGCTGGGGGGTAGACTTGGATGGTTTCAATAAAGCCCTTCAAGAACAGAAATCCCGTTCCCGTGCTGCAACCGCTATTGATACCGGCGATTGGGTTGTTCTGAAAGATAATGATAGCGTGGAGTTTACTGGTTACGACGAAACCGAAACGGTTGCCCACGTAGTAAAATACCGTAAGGTAACGGCAAAAGGTAAAGAGCAATACCAGATTGTTTTGGATAAAACGCCTTTCTATGCCGAAAGCGGTGGCCAGGTAGGCGATAGGGGTGAGCTGGTTTTCCCGGATGGCGAGATTGTCAAAGTAACTGATACCAAAAAGGAGAACGGCCTCATTGTGCATTTTGTAGACAAACTGCCCGAGGATATTGATGATGCCTTAACCGCTATTGTTGATCCTGCATTGCGTAGCCAAACCAATAATAACCACTCGGCTACGCACCTGCTGCATGCGGCTATGAAACAGGTTTTGGGTAGCCACGTAAACCAGAAAGGCTCATTGGTCAACGCCGATTACCTACGTTTTGACTTTTCGCATTTTGCCAAAGTAACCGATGAGGAACTGGCGCAGATAGAAGCTATCGTAAACCAAAAAGTACGCGAAAATATCCCACTGAAGGAAGAACGCAGTGTATTATATGCCGAAGCTATTACTAGCGGCGTAACCGCCCTGTTTGGTGAAAAATACGGAGAATATGTACGCGTGATCACTTTTGATGATACCTTTAGTAAGGAGCTTTGCGGCGGTACGCATGTAAAAGCAACCGGCCAGATCGGTTTCTTTAAAATTGTTGCCGAAAGCGCTGTAGCTGCCGGTGTACGTCGTATTGAGGCTATTACAGGAGTTGCTGCCGAGGTATATATCACCAACCAAAATCAGCTGATTGACCAGTTAAAAGAGTTGCTCAAAAATCCAAAGGACCTGGCCAAAAGCGTAGAGAACCTGTTGGATGAGAATGCCAAACTGAAAAAAGAGATCGAGAAATCGATCCTGGAGAAATCATCAGGCTTAAAAAATGAGCTGGCACAAAAGGTAGAGGTTATTAATGGCATTAATTTCATCGCTCAAAAGGTAGCCCTGCCCAATGCCGAAGCGGTTAAAAACCTGGCTTACCAGCTAAAAGATATCGTAACAGATCTGTTCCTGGTACTGGCTGCCGATTTTGATGGCAAACCAAGCCTGACCGTTATGATAGCCGAAAATCTGGTCAAAGAAAAAGGTTTGAATGCCGGTAACATAGTACGCGAACTGGCCAAAGAGATCAAAGGTGGTGGCGGTGGTCAGCCTTTCTTTGCAACCGCCGGTGGCAGTGATGCCAGTGGCCTGGATGCTGCTTTAGCGAAGGCAAAGAGCTTTATTGGATAA
- the gatB gene encoding Asp-tRNA(Asn)/Glu-tRNA(Gln) amidotransferase subunit GatB, with product MTVLANGISDKYELVVGLEVHAQLSTLSKAFSADSAAFGAEPNHHISAVSLGHPGTLPFLNKRAVDYAVKMGLACNCTINLNNSFARKNYFYADLPKGYQITQDQAPVCLGGYVPVRLAEGKQKDIAIHHIHMEEDAGKSMHDQHHADSLIDLNRAGVPLIEIVTQPDIRSAEEAGQFLTETRKILRYLDICDGNMEEGSMRCDANISVRLHGATEYGNRCEVKNLNSIRNVQRAIEHEFVRQVNIIEQGGHIDQNTLNFNADTGETSVLRSKEMANDYRYFPEPDLPPLRLTEQYLETIRKSLPALPNQLYHKYTEELGLSAYDASVITAERDLALYFEELIKHTDHYKAAANWLMGAVKSYLNDHDVAIINFGVSAKHLADLIKLVDSGVINNSVASHKLFPAMIKEPGKTPDDLAKELNLLISTDTDDVSRFIRDAIAKYPDKVKEYQKGKKGVLGLFMGEIMKSSKGKIDPQKTNQLLIKELESK from the coding sequence ATGACAGTTCTCGCAAACGGGATAAGTGACAAGTACGAGTTGGTTGTAGGCCTCGAGGTACATGCACAGTTATCCACTTTAAGTAAGGCATTCTCGGCCGATTCTGCCGCCTTTGGTGCCGAACCTAACCATCACATCAGTGCCGTATCATTGGGGCATCCGGGCACTTTACCGTTCCTGAATAAAAGGGCGGTAGATTATGCCGTAAAAATGGGACTTGCCTGTAATTGCACTATCAATTTAAATAACAGCTTTGCCCGTAAAAACTACTTTTATGCCGATTTGCCCAAAGGCTACCAGATCACACAGGATCAGGCACCTGTTTGTTTGGGTGGATATGTGCCCGTAAGATTAGCCGAGGGTAAACAGAAAGATATCGCCATCCATCACATTCATATGGAAGAGGATGCCGGTAAAAGTATGCACGACCAGCACCATGCTGATTCTCTGATCGATTTGAACAGGGCTGGTGTACCCTTGATAGAGATTGTAACACAGCCTGATATCCGCAGCGCTGAAGAGGCCGGCCAGTTTTTGACCGAAACCCGTAAAATACTTCGCTACCTGGATATTTGCGATGGTAATATGGAAGAAGGCAGCATGCGCTGCGACGCCAATATATCGGTAAGGCTGCATGGCGCAACCGAGTATGGTAACCGTTGCGAAGTAAAAAACCTGAACTCTATACGTAACGTACAGCGTGCCATTGAGCATGAATTTGTGCGCCAGGTAAACATCATTGAACAAGGTGGTCATATCGACCAAAATACCTTGAATTTTAATGCGGATACCGGCGAAACATCTGTTCTGCGATCAAAGGAAATGGCCAATGATTACCGCTATTTTCCCGAACCTGATCTGCCACCACTAAGGCTCACCGAACAATACCTGGAAACTATCCGGAAGAGTTTACCGGCATTGCCCAATCAGTTGTATCATAAATATACTGAAGAATTAGGTCTTTCGGCCTATGACGCCTCAGTAATAACGGCCGAACGTGACCTCGCCTTGTATTTTGAAGAATTAATTAAACATACCGATCATTACAAAGCCGCGGCAAACTGGCTTATGGGTGCCGTAAAATCGTATTTAAATGATCATGATGTAGCTATCATTAATTTTGGAGTTTCGGCGAAACATCTGGCAGACCTGATTAAACTTGTTGACAGTGGCGTGATAAATAATTCTGTAGCTTCGCACAAGTTATTCCCCGCCATGATCAAAGAACCGGGTAAAACACCCGATGATCTGGCTAAGGAACTTAACCTGTTGATCAGTACGGATACCGACGATGTGAGTCGTTTTATACGCGATGCCATTGCCAAGTACCCGGATAAAGTTAAGGAATACCAGAAAGGGAAAAAAGGCGTTTTAGGCTTGTTTATGGGCGAGATCATGAAAAGCTCCAAAGGCAAGATCGATCCGCAGAAAACAAATCAGCTGTTGATAAAAGAATTAGAATCAAAATAA
- a CDS encoding MerR family transcriptional regulator — protein sequence MPYKDREISKMYYTMGEVSAMFDVNQSLIRFYEKEFDVLQPKKNKKGNRYFTPEDIENFKIIFHLIRNKGYTLNGAKEHLKHNMSDTKENQRVIDSLENIKKFLLEVRDEL from the coding sequence ATGCCTTATAAAGACCGCGAAATAAGCAAGATGTATTACACCATGGGCGAAGTATCGGCCATGTTTGATGTGAACCAATCGCTTATTCGTTTTTATGAAAAGGAGTTTGATGTATTGCAGCCCAAAAAAAACAAAAAGGGCAACCGCTATTTCACCCCCGAAGACATCGAAAATTTCAAGATCATCTTTCACCTCATCCGCAATAAAGGTTATACGCTTAATGGCGCCAAAGAGCATCTTAAACATAATATGAGCGACACCAAAGAGAACCAGCGCGTGATCGATTCACTCGAAAATATCAAAAAATTCCTGCTCGAAGTTAGAGACGAACTATAG